A part of Osmerus mordax isolate fOsmMor3 chromosome 10, fOsmMor3.pri, whole genome shotgun sequence genomic DNA contains:
- the LOC136950949 gene encoding very long chain fatty acid elongase 6-like, with product MNETEHHTPLEEYDFERRFDERVALEWMQENWSKSFMFCGLYAALIFGGQHFMRERPKLNLRWLLVLWSFSLAIFSIIGALRTGWYMLHVLTTSGFRESVCDISFYSAPVSKFWAYAFVLSKAPELGDTVFIVLRKQRLIFLHWYHHITVLVYSWYSYKDQVAGGGWFMTMNYVVHSLMYTYYAARAARMRVPRPCAMVITATQIMQMVMGLAVLGLVYRWMHEVRCPSYLDNIVWGSLMYLSYLVLFASFFYKSYLKGSGDKGSKGE from the exons ATGAACGAGACTGAGCACCATACCCCGCTAGAAGAGTACGATTTCGAGAGAAGGTTCGATGAAAGAGTCGCTTTGGAATGGATGCAAGAAAACTG GAGCAAGTCGTTCATGTTCTGTGGCCTGTATGCTGCGCTCATCTTTGGAGGGCAACACTTCATGAGGGAGAGGCCCAAACTTAACCTGCGCTGGCTCCTTGTGCTTTGGTCATTCAGTCTTGCCATCTTCAG TATCATCGGAGCGCTCAGGACTGGTTGGTACATGCTACATGTCCTCACCACCAGTGGCTTCAGAGAGTCGGTGTGTGACATCAGCTTCTACAGCGCCCCCGTCAGCAAGTTCTGGGCCTATGCCTTCGTCCTCAGCAAGGCTCCCGAACTGG GCGACACCGTGTTCATTGTGCTCCGTAAGCAGCGCCTCATCTTCCTCCACTGGTACCACCACATCACTGTGCTGGTCTACTCCTGGTACTCCTACAAGGACCAGGTGGCCGGTGGCGGCTGGTTCATGACCATGAACTACGTGGTGCACTCGCTCATGTACACCTACTATGCCGCTCGGGCTGCCAGGATGCGGGTGCCCCGTCCTTGTGCCATGGTCATCACCGCCACCCAGATCATGCAGATGGTGATGGGCCTGGCTGTCCTCGGCCTGGTCTACCGCTGGATGCACGAGGTGCGCTGCCCATCCTACCTGGACAACATTGTGTGGGGCTCGCTTATGTACCTCAGCTACCTGGTACTCTTCGCTTCCTTCTTCTACAAGTCATACCTCAAGGGCTCAGGGGACAAGGGGTCCAAGGGCGAGTAG